DNA sequence from the Strigops habroptila isolate Jane chromosome 4, bStrHab1.2.pri, whole genome shotgun sequence genome:
CTTCTCACACTCCCAGCATACCAAGCATGCTGCATAATCAGGCTCTTCTTGTGAGAAAAGTTCcttaacatagaatcatagaatagttagggttggaaaggaccttaagatcaccgAGTTCCAACCTCTGTGCCATAGGCAGGGGcaccaccactaaaccacgtcacccgACACTCTGTCCAatctgtccttgaacactgccagggatggaacatttaccacttctctgggcagcctgttccagtgcctcaccaccctcacagtaaagaacttcttccttacatctaacctggacttcccctatttaagtttgacCCCATCACCCCTTGACATTTACATAAAGATTTAAAGCCTGACATTCTTATGTTTCCTCAGCCCCTTACTTCGGCCAAAAAATGGCTGGTGGCTGAGTACTTTTATTTGTCCATATAGAACAACAGTACTGTATcatctttttcttatcttttccctttgtaCAAGACATGtctttccaatttttttttcaacattctccCTAAGGGACTTTCCAGAGGAATGTTATTCCTGGGATGATTCCTCTCAtcccctctcttttccttagGCCTACTTTTCTTATTCCCCATTCCCTCTGGGAGCTCTCCCCTGTGCAAAGGTGCCAGTAAATCTCTTGCgtaacacacaaacaaacactGCATCTGTGAGGGTGTGGGCTGTGACAAATGGTCTCTAGACAAAAACTTTTATTGTAGAAGTGCAGGGTAGACacaacagtgaagcagcagTTATTTCTTAACGTTTTTGCAAAAATGGGTATCCTAGCAAGtaggcacacacagcaaaggcagaactTTGGTTTATATTTCCTATCCCGCCTGCAGGTCccctcccttgtttccccattggttgggtactccaaggtttacagcctaTCTGATGCATACAACCTACGTGCTAACTGTCCCACCTCTGTTTACGTCTCCCATTATTCGATTTCGTATGCctcttcctcttatttatttatctccttttatggTTTGATTTCATAACTCTCTGGCAGACATGTCGTACCCCAACTTACTATTTAACCAGACTGCACCAGCTTAGTTTCATAGGTTGTACAAAGATAGcattctttttaaccacagagtgtaTGCTTTGTCCTAAGATGATATTGTAtttaaccacagagtgtgtCTCTCTAAGTTATCGTATCTCAAAccctttgtttcatttccttagTAACTTAGCCCCAGCCCCAATAGGCAAAGTTTTAATAATACAAAgccttaatattgcaaagccccATACCCAATATGCAAAAACAGCACAGTTTCTCTCACATGGGCTACGGAAAGGGCGCCAGGGGCTGTGCTTGATGGTCAGCTCCACAGGAGTCAACAACGTGCCCTGGAGGCCAAACAGCCAGGCGCCTCCTGGGGCACATTAGGCACAGCATGGCCGGCTGGCCGACAGAAGGGACTGACCCGctgtactcagcactgctgCGGCCTTGCCCCGAGTGCTGTGAGCAGCTTTGGGCTCCGCAAGCAGAGAAGGATCTAAGGATATTACTCAATGCCGGCTCCTGCAgttgggtcacaacaaccccatgcagcGCTACAGGCGTGGGGAAGATTGGCTGGAAGGGGCCACGGAAGGATGAAGGCTGGGGCTGGCGGGCGAGCAGGCCTGTGATGCGCCCCGCCGCCTGTGACTGCACAGGGGACGAGTCACAATGGGGGATGGTTATGAGGGtgccagcaggcagcactgccccagGACGGCCTGGGCCAGCGGTGAGTGCGCACGCAGTGGGGAGGCTGGGCTGGACAAGGGCCGGGGCGCAAACGCAGGCCCCTGGGGGTGGGTGCTCACCCTGCATCGAGGCCCTGGCTGCGAGCGCCTTGGGCAGGGcacgctgctgctgccaccgGGCCTGGGCGCAGGCCTTGCTGCCTCGtcccctctcctgcctgtccccagctccctgtgGCTGCCGTCCCCGCTCCCCACGccgcctcctccctccctgcctccctgcttccctcccagccccactgaattccttctctctcctgcaggCCATGGCTGTCACAAACTTCCTCGCGTGTGTTCTGCAGCATCTCATCATGAGCATGCACGTGTTTGCTGATAAGCAGGATGAACCCATGTATGACCGCATGCAGCAGAGTTTGGCACAGGTGAGCCAGTGGATGGCTcggctgctgcaggagctggagagccAGCAAAAGAGTCTTGTGCCCTGGAGagccctgctctctgctgccttgcagCACTGGCAGTTGGGTCTGATTGCCGGTGTCCTGCTTCTCCTGAGCGTCAGACTCTCTCGGTGGTTGAGGAAAAGGAGCCATGaggaggacagcagcagtgaagaggAGAGCTCTAGCACTgagcaggaagagcaggaggaggcagtggagcaggaggaggcagaggaggaggaggaagacagtGAGGGAGAGGATGCTGGTGGTGAGAGAGATGTGGGCAGTTATTTTGCAAAGCGCATCAGGTGGTCAGTGCGCAAACTGCTCTACCAGAGTGAGTTggtgttcctgctgctggacGACCTCCTCCATGCTTGCCAAGAGCAATCGTCAAAGAGTTTCTTCCCGGTGCTGGAACAAGCCATCGGGGTGGGCAGCGCCTTTGAATGCTGGAGTCCCCATGAAGATGATGTTGTCTACCACCTGCTTGTGCCTCTGAAGCCCCCCCGTGGGCACACCTTCCACCTGGAGGCAGGCACCGTGGGGCAGATGCTGGCGGACTCCTGCATCCGTGTGGAGCAGGTGTGCACGTGTACAACAGAGCAGGTAGCGCAGGACATGCCCTGCTTCCTCCACCACCCTGAGAAGGCGCTGAGGAAGAATCAGAAGTCCAGCCTTCTGCACACCCtctgcaccagctcctgcctAGATGTGCAGAAGACTGTGCTGTGGTTCCAGGACCTCGTGAGGTCAGCCTGGGTGTTGGTGCCTCAGTCACGTCGCTACAGTATGAAGGTGCTGCCTTCCAGCCGCTCCTGTAAAGTGCAGATGACACACGTCTCTGGGAGAACCCTGCTCATTGAGATGATGTTTGGTGTACAGCTGGGCGACTCGGATATCTTTGTGAGCAGCCAGGCTACAGAGGATTTCTTCACCCCCAGCACAACATGGTCATTGAGCTACGCTGTGGCAGAGGCAAAGTTCTTTTGGTTGATGGCCAGGCAGGTCCCACCTGACAGCTTCCACCTCAACTGCCTGCAATTCTGCACCCGCATGCTGGTGGGCACAGGATTTTCCAGCTATACCTTGAAGACAGTGGTGATGCACCTCCTGAGTGCCATACCCCTGGCAGACTGGCGCAGGAGGGATTTCCTGCTGCGGCTGGAAGACATCATGTGGTACCTGCGTTGCTGCTTGGAAGATAAATGCCTCAACCACTTCTTCTTTGATAATGAGATCATTCCCGAAGAGATCGTCTTGCCCCCAGCCTTGCAAAGAGCCGAGCCACTCAACCTCTTGCAGAACTTGGCACAGGATCCGGCTGCCCATGAGCAGGCAATGAGTGAGTTCAGGGAGCTGCAGTTTCGGCTTAGAAGACAGCTCTTCGACTGGCACTGAAAGTGGTCTTCATGCACAAAACTGTGTTTGCAGAGAACACAGCCAAGGACAGATGACCATCTCGTACAGGAGGGAAACAAAGGACACAATGTAGGACACTGCAAGGAAAGGAACAATCTCGTGCAGTGGAGAAGAGCATTCTCCTCTCGATGGTTTTCAGATAGCAACAAAGATGACtttctccctgctttctcctctcaCTGGTTGTGGCCAGAATGGCATTTCACATAGGCCCAGATACTCTAGCtggcagctctggctgtgcaGGGACCAAGCGAGAGGCACCATGGACCACTATCCGCTGGATGCAACCAgccagccaattccttatccaccaaaCAGTCCACCCATCACATCCATatttctccagtttagagaAGGATGTTGTAGAGGAGTGTGTCAAAGGCTTTTcagaagtccagatagacaACATCTGTAGCCCTTCCTTTGTCCACTGATGTAGTaactccatcatagaaggccactaggtTGGTCAAGCAAGACTTGCCCTTGGTGAAACTGTGCTGGCTGTCTTGAatcacctccctgtcctccatgtGTCTTAGCATAGCCCCTAGAAGGATCCGTTTCATgctcttcccaggcacagaggtgaggctgacaggtTGGTAGTTCCCAGGATCCTCCTTTCTACCCTTTTTAAAATTGGTTGTGCTATTGCCCGTTTTCCAGTCACCAGGGAAAGTCAcctcacctgactgccatgacttctcaaatatcaTTGAGAGTGGCTTGGCAACTACATCAGCCAATTCCCTCAGGACTCTGGAATGGATCTCATCAGGTCCTATAAACTTACGTATGTTCAGGTTCCTCAAAAGGTCACAAACCTAATCTTCACTTACAGTGGGAGGGACTTTGCTCTCCAAGTTCATGCCTTGCAGTTCATCCACTTGAGAGGTGTGGGGAGAGAGCTTGCCATTGAAGGCTGAGGCAAAAAAGttgttgagtacctcagccttctccttgtCCATTGTTACCAGTTCATCAGTCTTGCTCATCGGGGGGGGTGTCACATTTTCTTTGACCTTCCTCTTCTGGTTGACATACCTGTAGAAGCCCTTATTATTCTTCTTTGCATCCCTTGCCAAGTTCAACTCCAGCTGTGTCTTGGCCTTCTTGACCCTATCTCTGCACAAGCGGGCAGTGTCCCTATACTCTTTCCAGGatacctgtccctgcttccactgcctgtgcatttcCATCTTGCCCTTTAGTTTGGCCAGCAGGTCTTGACTCAGCCATGCTGGCCTCTTGCCTTCCTTACTTGATTCCTTACACCCAGGGATTGTGATCTCTTTTGCTTTATGGAAAGCGTCCTTAAAGATCTCCTAGCTCTGTTATGCTCCCTTTCCCTGATGGCACTTTCCCAGTTAGTCCTATTGACTAACTCATTCAAGAACTGGAAGTTGGCTTTCGAAGCTGGAAAGTTCGTGGCTGCGAACTCCACAAGtgcatgatcactgcagcccaggctgcctccaGTCTTGACATCACCAATTAGCTCTCTGCATTGGTGACCATCAGGTCCAGTATCACATTCCCCCTGGCAGGGCTTTCTATAACCTGGCCTAAGAAGTTATCCTCAGTGCACTCCAGGAGTCTCCTGGATTGCCTACAGCTCATTGTGCTACTTTTCCAGCAGGTGTCAGGGTGGCTGAAGTCCCCTAGCGAGACAAGAACCTGCAAGCATGATGCCTCCTGTAGCTGGAGTAAGAAGGCTTCATCAATAGTCTCAACCTGATTGGGTGGCTTGTAGTAGACACCAACCACAAGGTTTCCTTTGTTGCCTTGGTCCATGATTCTTACCCACTAGCTTTTGACCTGCTTGTGGCTATTCTTCAGAAACAACTCTCTGCACCCCATCTATCCAACTCTCAATGTAGAGGGCACCacctccatccttccttccttgcctatcccttctgaacAGCCTATAGCCGTTAATAGCCACACTTCAGTCAAGGGATTTGTCCCACCAATTTTCAGTAATGGCCACCAGGTCACAGCTTTCTAGCTTCATGGTGGCTTCCAACTCCTCCTCTTTGTTGCCCGTGCTGCTTGCATTGGTGTAGAGGCACTTCAGCTGGACTGTCCGTCTCGTCACTTTCTTAGAGGAACGCCTCTTAATTCCTTTGGAGTGCTTCACTGGTGTTTCCCTGTTGGCTTGTATTACCTCAGGTGCCCCTTCTTCATCTCCATGAGACTTCAAGTGTACTCCAGTGTGACCAACATGTCTGGGAGCCACCAGCTAAAGGTTCTCACTAGTACCCTGCCCCTCTAACCTTGGCATCTCATCCCACAGCTTGTCATGGGGAGGCTTGATATCGTTCCCGTCCCCTGTCATGTAAACATGATGCTCTATCACTGAGCCCCGCTAGCTCATGAACAAAGaccctcttccctctttcagaaAGGTGAATCTCATCCGATGCCAGCAAACGTCGTGCTGTGTAGGCTATCCGGTTatcaaaaaccccaaaactgtgGGAGTGACACCAGCCATGGAGCCatgtattcatagaatcatagaatcatagaatagtaagggttggaaaggaccttaagatcatctagttccaaaccccctgccatgggcagggacaccttgccctaaaccacgtggtccaaggctctgtccaacctggccttgaacactgccagggatggagcatccacaacctccctgggcaactcattccagtgcttcaccaccctcactgtaaagaacttcttccttatatctaatctaaacttcccctgttgaagtttgaacccattaccccttgtcctaccactacagtccctaaggaagagtccttccccagcatccttatagacccccttcaggtactggaaggctgctatgaggtctccacgcagccttctcttctccaggctgaacagccccaactctctcagcctgttttcatacgggaggtgctccagccctcttatcatcctcgtggccctcctctggactagctccaacagttccatgtcctttttatgttgaggacaccagaactgtatgcagtactccaagtgaggtctcacaagagcagagtagaggggcaggatcacctcctttgacctgctggtcacgcttcttttgatgcagcccaggatacggttggctttctgggctgcaagcacacactgccggctcatgttagTATGAATGGACTGTGTCTGTCCATTTCTTCTGATGCCGCTGCCTGCAactggaaggagagaggagaaaataaccAGCTGTCCCAAGACCCTGAAATCTCTTTTGATCTCTCTTGGCCTTCCATCACCACTCACATGGAAGACCAGCAATGGGTAGTAGTCTGTGGGCCGTACCAGGCTAGGCCTTTTCCTAGCAATGTCCTTAACCTGTGCCCCAGAGAGGCAGCAAATTTCCCTATGAGGAGGGTCTGCTCAGCATATTGAGccctctgctcctctcagaAAGGAGTTGCCTACAACTTTaacccacttttttttcctcatggagCTGGTCGTAAGACTGGGGATATGCCTTCCTGACCCTGTCACCACCTCCAGTGTGGATGGATGTTCATCCTCCTCATCCATTGACTGGCTGTTATGTTGTGGCTGTTACATGTTACAGGGCCCATTGGCTTGATGACATAGATGGAGGGAATGGAACGACATCTTGTGGGTTGGCAGACAAAGAGGACAGTCTTGCTGTCTGGGATGGACAGCATGTGAAAGTCTCCATGGTCTCTGCTCTTCTCGTTCTCTTTGGTATATTTGGTATATTGCACCATGCACTTTAATACAGCATAGCAATACTTTATAATGATTGCTCCTTTCAGGTTAGAAATCTAGCCATGAATGGCCTCTAGCTGGAGCCAGAGATTTAGGTATTCCAATATGGTCCTGAAAAAGCGTAACAAGTGAATGGCTAAAGACTCTCTTGTCCTGTCCAAAACATCGATCTTCCACTGTCTGTAGCTGGTCCCTAGTCTTGTTAAAGCAACATGagctggggaagagagaggaacaGCCATTTCCAAATGTTTGGCTTCCCCAAATCACATCTACTGTGAAACAAAGGATGGGAATTGCCCATAAAGTACTTGCTGAGtttatttcctcctctctagcagtgttttgttttttgggttttttttttttttttggtatggtGGTCCTTTCTCTTGTGTTGGTGAGGCAAAATTCAAGAAAAGAAGTAGAGCCATCAATCACACTACAGATCAGGGCTTAATCCATTAATCCATTGCAAAGTACAGGGTAGAGTGAAATATGCCTGTGTCAAGTGTGAAGTGCTGTAACAGGCCCCAACAGCAGTGGCATGAAAGACCTGACCACCCCAGCACAAGGAGGGAATAAAGCATTTGTGCTGCCAGGGGCTCTTGGTCACCACTGAGCCGATCCCACTGGAGGTGCAATTGGCAGATCCTAAGGACAAACTTGACCCAGACCGAGTTCTCCAGACTTTGGCGGGGTGGCAAAGATGAATCCTGGTCTGAGTGCAACCACTGTGGCTCAAATTCCTCTCTGTGCAAGCACAATAGAGCAATACGCCTCATGGTGCTATACTGAGTTGTCCACAGCACCTGCTGCCTGTGGGCACTGTTATTCCTCAGGGTTAAGTTCTGGCCAAAGCATCATCTCAGAGGAGAATACActttgtatttctgcagaagACTATTGAAACCGGTGgctgatgacactgctgaaACTTTCCCAGTGAATTTGCCAAACTGTGGGTGAGAGCTAGAGGCATGAAGGGGAGAGGTTTTGACTGAAATAGTGTTTTGCAGAGTCATTTCATAAGGTCATTAGTAGCAACTTCTTATGCAGCTCCTTTTCCATGTGCTCTCCTCATCTTGATTTCTACCCTCACTCTTGGGACAGGAGAATAGGCTTGTGTGGGGTCAGAAACAGGGGTAAAAGTCTCATGCCAgggggtggtggtttggtttatttctgtCAGGGCTAGATCTTCCTCCAGTAAAGGCTATGATCCCTGTAGTCCCTATTCACATGCTTTGACTGCTCTGAGATGAGTTACAAGCTGCAAGAGACGTTTGACAAGCTGAAGGGAGATCACAGAGAGCACAGATCTAGAAACAGGGTGAGTGATTAAATGGGTAAAATCTCTTAGCCACATTAATCACAGCCTGTCTTTGCCAAGCAGATTAAAATGACATGAATACAAAATGCTGGTAGGAATGGTGGAAAAGTTGCTATTTCCAAAAAACGTGCTTTCTGGAACCATGCATATTTCATGTAACAATTAATGGAAACTGGTGTATGAGTGTTATGACCCTGTATTGTTTCAATATTGTTTATTGTACAATAGTTATTACAATATTATTATTGTGTATTATTatgcattattaaaattattgcagtattatttcagtatttcttacaTAGGGCAAGGTTTTGACAAGCTGGCTGTTGGAACAGAATAAGACAGAGACAGCCCGGGCATGAAGGAGACTTTATTTGCTGAAGTCCCTTTTGATTTTTACCCTGCCATTCTGTTGCAGCCCTCCAAATTGTTGGTAGGGTGAATGTGGGGCAGGATATAGCCCAGATATTGGTAGCTGTGAATTGACTCAAGCCATACAGATGAGTCTTCCAGATAAGCTAGGACATAACTTTGGGAACAGTGCTGGCAGCTAACCCCCTGGCAATATACCACAGCCCAGTTACCCTATGGCACAACCCCACCTGCTTTCAGGTTAAAGcggggtgggggaggggggacAGTGTCAGCTGCTCTCCCAGCTCCTGAGCACAAGCTGGGGATTGGGAGTGGGTGTTACCCGTTAACCCTTAAAATCACACACACTaacaggagaaagagagaggcagAGGCACGTTTCTGAGGCTGATCTAGGCAGGGCTAAGAACGAAAATGTCAAATCCAGATCTCCAGCACTGAAAATGCCACAGGTCTTactatcaaaacaaaacacacaaccaaaaaccaaaacccaagaaatattaataaaggTTTGTAATTTCTGAGACTTATGGTTGTGAGAGGCTGCTGTGCACTGCTCATGGCCTCTTCCCTGCACGCTCCTCTTCCTCGCTTGGCTCAGGCATCTGCAAAGGCAGGGGAGGAATTTACCTGTGTCCTCCCTGTCAGGCAGGTGGGAGGCTGAAGCAGTGTGGGAGACAGCTTGGATAAAGGATGCTAGACCTGCAGCATTACAGGTAGTGCTCATTCCGGCCTCACTCTGCGACAGTGAAGACAGGTTTCTCTTTAATGAGGAAGGACCTTTATCTCCATAGTGTATGTTTTGTTGAGTTGTTCATCCTATCATTAGCAGTGTCTTCTCTTTAGCaatggaaaaagtgaaatacttGGGCCTGGaggatgttgggttttttggctCAATCCCTAATAAATAATGTCCCTATCAtttctcctgcagccacagaTATAGGTCTGAGCTGGTCCTGCAACACATAGTGCACTTTGCTATTGCTCTGTCTAAATACTCACTGTTGCTAATACGGATGGGTGTTCGCTGCTGAGTTATTTCACAGATGTTTACCAGTACATGAGCGTAAGATTTGGGTAAGGGTCTCTGGTTAGCTCAGCTGCGGGGCTTCTTGGGTCACCCAGGTTAGGGCCCATCCCCCCGGTGGTCCTCAGCTGGAGAAAATGGACATGttaagagcagagaaagaacatAGAGGGCACATCTGTACAGCAGGTGGGTGTGTTGATTAATACTGTCAGTGGTGCTCAGCATCTGCTGTGGTTcatggctcctgctgctgctggcactgctctgGTCCATGCTCCCACTGTTGCAAATGTGAAAGTTCCTGTGGGTTTATTTAGGCTCTTGTTTTTGCTGAAACACCAGGTGAGGCAAAACGCATCTTAGGGTGTCCTGTGCTGTCAGCAGGAGAGCTCATGAAAGTCAGCCTACCCCACATATGAGCCAAACTTCCCCTATAAGGCTCCAGAgacacaaaggaagaaaactgtatCCTAAGATGTATTGCATTAGCAGCTTCTGGAGGTTACCTGTCCTCTGTCATCGTCCTTCATGGCAGTGTAAATCTGACATGCTTTGATAGGAAATTCAGGGTTTGCCCAAACTAGGGCCCTGCTGAATGCAAAAACCAAGGAAGGGCTCTCACTTGTGCTGGCAGCTGGCAGTCCCATGGAAGGCGACAGAGTAAGTAGGGATTTCTTGGGTGCAGGGACCCCATCTGAAAAGTCTGGCTTTGCAGGTTAGCAAAATTCACACTGACATCCTGGCACATTCCAGCCACTTACTTTCATTCCCAACACTAATGTTTCGTACaagaaaaattcagatttttccttctgcttttatagTGATGGATTCCCTTATTTCATGTATTTAGTAGAATGGTTCTCCTCACATGAAACACATTCTGGCACCTGAATCTCTTCCCACCCCTACCCCATTTTGTACTGGGTCATGGGAACTGTAGCCCAAGAGCatcaccttccccttctctgtgATGAGCTGACCTCCTCTCTCACCATACTCCGAAAGTCAGGCGGTTCCCATGCTGCATCACACAGTTTTACACTGGGATATTTTTAGGACTTGTAGCCTTCCAAAGCGTCCTCCCCCTAAGAAGGGGCTTGAACTCTAGAAAGGTGGCTCTTGTAGGTCGGATGCAAATACTGTCAGTTGATCTTAAAttctcttagaatcatagaatcacagaatggtttaggttggaaaggaccttaagatcatctagttccaatccccctgccatgggcagggatgcctcactctagaccatgttgccGAAggccctgcccaacctggccttgggtggagcatttaccacttctttggacaacctgttccagtgcctcaccactctcacagtaaataacttcttccttatatctatcctgaacttcccctgtttaagtttgaacccattaccccttgtcctatcactacaatcttacagctttaaaaatgaaacaattcaTGTTCAGTGGCATGTTCTGGTTTAGAGCGAAGTGACTGAAACAAAATAGCTAAATGTGGCTTTTCCTAATGtaaatgggaaatatttttgcaaaaggaagattcaaggatcacctgctacgtgctcaggagtgttgcgtcccgactagaaggaagtgcagcaggagggccaggagacctccatggatggacaaggagctgctgaggaaacttagaggaaaaaaagcagcttatagaaggtggaagtgaggatAGGCAGCCTgagaagaatataggagcattgcccgggaagctagggaccaggttaggaaagctaaggcccagctagaattaagtttggcaagggatgtgaaagataacaggaaaggattctatagatatgtagcaaataaaagacagactagggacaatgtgagccctctccggaagctattgggagaactggctaccctggatttggagaaggctgaggttcttaatgacttctttgcctcagtcttcactaccaaatgctctgaccacaccacccaagtcttggaaagcagatgcagagactgtgaaaatgaagaccttaggcccactgtggagaggatcaggttcgagacca
Encoded proteins:
- the LOC115606071 gene encoding inositol 1,4,5-trisphosphate receptor-interacting protein-like 1; amino-acid sequence: MAGWPTEGTDPLYSALLRPCPECCEQLWAPQAEKDLRILLNAGSCSWVTTTPCSATGVGKIGWKGPRKDEGWGWRASRPVMRPAACDCTGDESQWGMVMRVPAGSTAPGRPGPAAMAVTNFLACVLQHLIMSMHVFADKQDEPMYDRMQQSLAQSELVFLLLDDLLHACQEQSSKSFFPVLEQAIGVGSAFECWSPHEDDVVYHLLVPLKPPRGHTFHLEAGTVGQMLADSCIRVEQVCTCTTEQVAQDMPCFLHHPEKALRKNQKSSLLHTLCTSSCLDVQKTVLWFQDLVRSAWVLVPQSRRYSMKVLPSSRSCKVQMTHVSGRTLLIEMMFGVQLGDSDIFVSSQATEDFFTPSTTWSLSYAVAEAKFFWLMARQVPPDSFHLNCLQFCTRMLVGTGFSSYTLKTVVMHLLSAIPLADWRRRDFLLRLEDIMWYLRCCLEDKCLNHFFFDNEIIPEEIVLPPALQRAEPLNLLQNLAQDPAAHEQAMSEFRELQFRLRRQLFDWH